Proteins encoded in a region of the Streptomyces sp. PCS3-D2 genome:
- a CDS encoding ParB/RepB/Spo0J family partition protein — translation MSERRRGLGRGLAALIPQAPQEKALPASGAGSASPTAVPELASERGIAAAKLAALSQADVSRETSLAVLPVDEPAAEPAAEANEVAGATFAELPMDTITPNPRQPREVFDEDALAELVTSIQEVGLLQPVVVRQSAPGRYELIMGERRWRACREAGLEAIPAIIRATDDEKLLLDALLENLHRAQLNPLEEAAAYDQLLQDFNCTHDQLADRIGRSRPQVSNTLRLLKLSPPVQRRVAAGVLSAGHARALLSVEDSAEQDRLAHRIVAEGLSVRAVEEIVTLMGSEPSSAVKPKGPRAGTRVSPALSELATRLSDRFETRVKVDLGQKKGKITVEFASMEDLERILGTLAPGEGRVLDQGLPGE, via the coding sequence GTGAGTGAGCGACGTAGAGGTCTGGGACGGGGGCTCGCCGCGCTGATCCCGCAGGCTCCGCAGGAGAAGGCGCTGCCGGCGAGCGGTGCCGGCTCCGCGTCACCGACGGCGGTGCCGGAGCTGGCCTCCGAGCGCGGGATCGCGGCGGCGAAGCTTGCGGCTCTGTCGCAGGCCGATGTTTCACGTGAAACATCGCTCGCGGTTCTCCCGGTGGACGAGCCTGCTGCGGAGCCGGCGGCCGAGGCCAATGAGGTGGCGGGAGCGACGTTCGCTGAGCTTCCGATGGACACGATCACCCCGAACCCGCGGCAGCCGCGTGAGGTGTTCGACGAAGACGCGCTCGCCGAGCTGGTGACCTCCATCCAGGAGGTGGGTCTGCTTCAGCCGGTCGTGGTGCGCCAGTCTGCACCTGGCCGCTACGAGCTGATCATGGGTGAGCGGCGCTGGCGTGCCTGCCGGGAAGCCGGACTGGAGGCCATTCCGGCGATCATTCGTGCGACGGACGACGAGAAGCTGCTGCTGGACGCCCTGCTGGAGAACCTTCACCGGGCCCAGCTCAACCCGCTGGAAGAGGCCGCGGCCTACGACCAGCTGCTCCAGGACTTCAATTGCACGCACGACCAGCTGGCCGATCGGATCGGCCGTTCCCGCCCTCAGGTGTCGAACACCCTGCGACTGCTGAAGCTGTCGCCGCCGGTGCAGCGCCGGGTGGCTGCCGGTGTGCTCTCGGCGGGGCACGCGCGAGCGCTGCTCTCAGTGGAGGATTCTGCGGAGCAGGACCGGCTGGCGCACCGGATCGTGGCCGAGGGGCTGTCGGTACGTGCGGTCGAGGAGATCGTGACGCTGATGGGCTCGGAGCCTTCGAGCGCGGTGAAGCCGAAAGGCCCGCGTGCGGGAACCCGGGTGTCTCCGGCGCTCAGTGAGCTGGCGACGCGGCTGTCGGATCGCTTCGAGACGCGGGTGAAGGTGGACCTGGGCCAGAAGAAGGGCAAGATCACGGTCGAGTTCGCTTCGATGGAGGATCTGGAGCGGATTCTGGGGACCTTGGCACCGGGCGAGGGCCGGGTGCTGGACCAGGGCCTGCCTGGAGAGTGA
- a CDS encoding ParA family protein codes for MAGSAHREPDVEESDTVRSDANLAGPMADPVPGPRSERVGEDVSRETSPPPLVDNETPVGRSAQLAVEAMGRSGAAMPRPEQTRVIVVANQKGGVGKTTTTVNLAASLALNGARVLVVDLDPQGNASTALGIDHHADVPSIYHVLVDSRPLLEVVQPVVDVEGLFCAPATIDLAGAEIELVSLVARESRLQRAIQAYDQPLDYILIDCPPSLGLLTVNALVAGAEVLIPIQCEYYALEGLGQLLRNVDLVRAHLNPALHVSTILLTMYDGRTRLASQVADEVRSHFGKEVLRTSIPRSVRISEAPSYGQTVLTYDPGSSGSLSYLEAAREIAYRGVGMQYESQHAHLGAGMNSTQSMAEGIQ; via the coding sequence ATGGCAGGCTCTGCTCATCGCGAGCCTGATGTCGAGGAGAGTGACACCGTGCGGTCCGACGCCAACCTCGCGGGGCCGATGGCCGACCCGGTCCCCGGTCCCCGCTCTGAACGCGTGGGTGAGGATGTTTCACGTGAAACATCACCCCCACCTCTCGTGGACAACGAGACGCCTGTCGGCCGATCCGCCCAGCTGGCGGTAGAGGCGATGGGACGTTCCGGTGCGGCCATGCCGCGCCCGGAGCAGACCCGCGTCATCGTGGTCGCCAACCAGAAGGGCGGCGTGGGCAAGACCACGACGACCGTGAACCTGGCGGCCTCGCTGGCTCTGAACGGGGCCCGGGTCCTCGTGGTCGACCTCGACCCGCAGGGGAACGCATCCACCGCTCTGGGCATCGATCACCACGCCGACGTTCCGTCCATCTACCACGTCCTCGTGGACAGCCGGCCCCTGCTGGAGGTCGTCCAACCGGTGGTCGACGTGGAGGGGCTCTTCTGCGCTCCAGCCACGATCGATCTGGCGGGTGCGGAGATTGAGCTGGTGTCGCTGGTGGCGAGGGAGAGCCGGCTCCAGCGGGCGATCCAGGCGTACGACCAGCCCCTCGACTACATCCTGATCGACTGCCCGCCCTCGCTCGGCCTGCTAACGGTGAACGCCCTGGTGGCCGGCGCTGAAGTCCTCATCCCGATCCAGTGCGAGTACTACGCGCTGGAGGGCCTGGGCCAGCTGCTGCGCAACGTCGATCTGGTGCGGGCCCACCTCAACCCGGCCCTCCATGTGTCGACGATCCTGCTGACGATGTACGACGGCAGGACCCGGCTCGCGTCGCAGGTGGCGGACGAGGTGCGCAGCCACTTCGGCAAGGAGGTGCTCCGGACGAGCATCCCCCGGTCGGTGCGCATCTCCGAGGCACCCAGCTACGGGCAGACGGTGCTCACGTATGACCCGGGTTCCAGTGGTTCCCTCTCCTACTTGGAGGCGGCGCGAGAGATCGCGTATCGGGGGGTCGGAATGCAGTACGAGTCCCAGCACGCCCATCTGGGCGCGGGTATGAACAGCACGCAGAGTATGGCGGAGGGGATCCAGTGA
- the trxA gene encoding thioredoxin, with protein MAGTLKNVTDADFDAEVLRSDKPVLVDFWAAWCGPCRQIAPSLEAIAAEYGDQIEIVKLNIDENPATAAKYGVMSIPTLNVYKGGEVAKTIVGAKPKAAILRDLADFVEVKTV; from the coding sequence GTGGCCGGCACCCTCAAGAACGTGACCGACGCCGACTTCGACGCCGAGGTCCTCAGGAGCGACAAGCCCGTACTGGTCGACTTCTGGGCCGCCTGGTGCGGACCGTGCCGCCAGATCGCCCCGTCTCTGGAGGCCATCGCCGCCGAGTACGGCGACCAGATCGAGATCGTCAAGCTCAACATCGACGAGAACCCGGCCACCGCGGCCAAGTACGGCGTCATGTCCATCCCGACGCTCAACGTCTACAAGGGCGGCGAGGTCGCCAAGACCATCGTCGGCGCCAAGCCGAAGGCCGCCATCCTGCGTGATCTCGCTGACTTCGTCGAGGTCAAGACCGTCTGA
- the sigM gene encoding RNA polymerase sigma factor SigM has translation MNDTTPGACSDQELLALHVGGDPDAFGELVRRHRDRLWAVALRTLGDREEAADAVQDALVSAYRSAHTFRGESAVTTWLHRITVNACLDRARKAASRRTAPLNDTERLESLLEPHESAEAPAERQDLHRQLLAALSTLPDEQRAVLVLVDMQGYPVAEAADVLDVPIGTVKSRCARGRAKLLPLLTHLRANAGDNTAAERGRNRTPGTPVPPATAQPRQPDTDAVKGGGGRS, from the coding sequence TTGAACGACACGACGCCCGGCGCGTGCAGCGACCAGGAGCTTCTGGCGCTGCACGTGGGCGGTGATCCCGATGCCTTCGGAGAGCTCGTGCGGCGGCACCGGGACCGGTTGTGGGCCGTGGCGCTGCGGACGCTCGGGGACCGGGAGGAGGCCGCGGACGCCGTGCAGGACGCCCTGGTCTCGGCCTACCGGTCCGCGCACACCTTCCGGGGGGAGTCGGCCGTCACCACCTGGCTGCACCGGATCACCGTCAACGCGTGCCTCGACCGTGCCCGCAAGGCCGCCTCGCGCAGGACCGCGCCGCTGAACGACACGGAGCGCCTGGAGAGCCTTCTGGAGCCCCACGAGTCCGCCGAGGCACCCGCCGAGCGCCAGGACCTCCACCGCCAGCTCCTGGCCGCCCTGAGTACCCTCCCGGACGAGCAGCGGGCCGTGCTGGTCCTCGTCGACATGCAGGGATACCCCGTCGCCGAGGCCGCCGATGTCCTCGACGTACCCATCGGCACGGTGAAGAGCCGGTGCGCACGCGGGAGGGCAAAGCTCCTGCCGCTCCTCACTCATCTGCGCGCGAATGCCGGGGATAACACCGCCGCCGAGCGGGGAAGGAACCGGACGCCGGGCACGCCCGTCCCACCGGCGACGGCACAACCCCGGCAACCAGACACAGACGCTGTGAAGGGCGGAGGTGGACGATCGTGA
- a CDS encoding GNAT family N-acetyltransferase — MGRRLVPLTLDNLQDLPRRCRSCVFWELDPVSGEAAVTTGTAATEKEAWISAVLLEWGSCGRVVYVDDVPVGFVLYAPPAYVPRSTAFPTSPVSPDAVQLITAWIMPGYQGQGLGRVMVQTVAKDLLRRGFRAIEAFGDARWEGPACLLPADHLLAVGFKTVRPHPAHPRLRLELRSTLSWKEDVELALDRLLGGARKEPALRPL, encoded by the coding sequence ATGGGTCGTCGGCTGGTACCGCTCACGCTGGACAACCTCCAAGACCTGCCGCGTCGTTGCCGGTCCTGCGTCTTCTGGGAACTGGATCCGGTCAGCGGTGAGGCCGCCGTCACGACGGGCACCGCGGCGACGGAGAAGGAGGCCTGGATCTCGGCTGTCCTGCTGGAGTGGGGATCCTGCGGCCGTGTGGTCTACGTGGACGACGTTCCGGTGGGGTTCGTGCTGTATGCACCACCGGCATACGTCCCCCGGTCCACCGCTTTCCCGACGAGTCCGGTCTCGCCGGACGCCGTCCAACTGATCACCGCGTGGATCATGCCGGGATATCAGGGACAGGGACTGGGCCGGGTCATGGTTCAGACAGTGGCCAAGGACCTGCTGCGCAGGGGGTTCCGGGCGATCGAGGCGTTCGGGGACGCGCGGTGGGAGGGCCCGGCCTGCCTGCTTCCGGCGGACCATCTCCTGGCCGTTGGCTTCAAGACCGTACGGCCCCATCCGGCTCATCCCCGGTTGCGGCTGGAATTGCGGTCTACCTTGTCCTGGAAGGAAGACGTCGAGCTGGCTCTGGACCGGTTGCTGGGCGGCGCGCGCAAGGAGCCGGCCCTACGGCCGCTCTGA
- the trxB gene encoding thioredoxin-disulfide reductase, with product MSDVRNVIIIGSGPAGYTAALYTARASLKPLVFEGAVTAGGALMNTTEVENFPGFQDGIMGPDLMDNMRGQAERFGAELVPDDIVAVDLTGEIKTVTDTAGTVHRAKAVIVTTGSQHRKLGLPNEDALSGRGVSWCATCDGFFFKDHDIAVVGGGDTAIEEATFLSRFAKSVTIVHRRDSLRASKAMQDRAFADPKIKFAWDSEVSEIRGEQKLSGLTLRNTKTGETSELPVTGLFIAVGHDPRTELFKDQLDLDDEGYLKVDAPSTRTSVTGVFGAGDVVDHTYRQAITAAGTGCSAALDAERFLAALADAEKAHAAV from the coding sequence GTGAGCGACGTTCGAAACGTGATCATCATCGGCTCCGGGCCGGCCGGTTACACCGCCGCCCTGTACACCGCACGCGCTTCGCTCAAGCCCCTGGTCTTCGAAGGCGCCGTCACCGCCGGTGGCGCGCTGATGAACACCACCGAGGTGGAGAACTTCCCCGGTTTCCAGGACGGCATCATGGGCCCGGACCTGATGGACAACATGCGGGGCCAGGCCGAGCGCTTCGGCGCCGAGTTGGTTCCGGACGACATCGTGGCCGTGGACCTCACCGGCGAGATCAAGACCGTCACCGACACGGCCGGCACCGTGCACCGTGCGAAGGCCGTCATCGTCACCACGGGTTCGCAGCACCGCAAGCTCGGTCTGCCCAACGAGGACGCCCTCTCGGGCCGCGGCGTCTCCTGGTGCGCCACCTGTGACGGGTTCTTCTTCAAGGACCACGACATCGCCGTCGTCGGCGGCGGTGACACCGCGATCGAGGAGGCCACCTTCCTCTCCCGGTTCGCCAAGTCCGTCACGATCGTCCACCGGCGCGACAGCCTGCGCGCCTCCAAGGCCATGCAGGACCGCGCCTTCGCCGACCCGAAGATCAAGTTCGCCTGGGACAGCGAGGTCTCCGAGATCCGCGGTGAGCAGAAGCTCTCCGGCCTCACCCTGCGCAACACCAAGACCGGTGAGACCTCCGAGCTGCCCGTGACCGGCCTGTTCATCGCCGTCGGCCACGACCCGCGCACCGAGCTCTTCAAGGACCAGCTGGACCTTGACGACGAGGGCTACCTCAAGGTCGACGCCCCGTCCACCCGCACCAGCGTCACCGGCGTGTTCGGCGCCGGCGACGTCGTGGACCACACCTACCGTCAGGCCATCACCGCCGCGGGCACCGGCTGCTCCGCCGCCCTCGACGCCGAGCGCTTCCTCGCCGCCCTCGCGGACGCCGAGAAGGCTCACGCAGCGGTCTGA